A genomic region of Synechococcus sp. NOUM97013 contains the following coding sequences:
- a CDS encoding glucose-6-phosphate dehydrogenase assembly protein OpcA — protein MSPQLTLQTPLELPPSEVPSYLEQLWSRDQPNNVGAHTFCLLIWQPAWVEQQLVRTGRLDGPITGVQRTQLIEAGRQAVIDGDLPIGTPPLTQDVARCLSQMDGDHTSEDLRGQHVDAVLSHLRPRRLITLAPNLKTEQQLETLVAAYCPLPEEGGGTAACGDVVVLRGGKPSLQQGLSILDPLLPDDLPAWVWWNGALDEAPDLLEQLASAPRRLILDSALGEPRHCLNLLADRIAAHQAVNDLNWLRLGSWHQTLAMVFDPPHRRDALGHVVQLDIDVEGNHPVQGLLLGSWIADRLGWTLDNHAHHSDQSITATFKRPDGTAVKMRVAPVPMGQPSIHPGQIVGLRLICKPDDQPAICVILCAESGGCMRLEAGGMASLELIEEVVPVQHLPVEADVSRLLEGGHDSTNPLLAAAAPLAAKLIS, from the coding sequence ATGTCTCCTCAGCTCACCCTTCAGACCCCACTGGAACTTCCCCCTTCGGAAGTGCCCAGCTACCTGGAACAGCTCTGGTCACGCGATCAGCCCAACAACGTCGGAGCCCACACCTTCTGCCTACTGATTTGGCAGCCGGCCTGGGTGGAACAGCAACTGGTGCGGACGGGGCGACTGGATGGACCCATCACCGGTGTGCAACGAACGCAGCTGATCGAAGCGGGACGGCAAGCCGTGATCGACGGCGACCTGCCCATCGGCACCCCACCACTGACCCAGGACGTGGCCCGTTGCCTGAGTCAGATGGATGGCGACCACACCAGTGAAGATCTGCGTGGTCAGCATGTGGATGCGGTCCTCAGCCACTTGCGGCCACGCCGGCTGATCACGCTGGCACCCAACCTCAAAACAGAGCAACAGCTGGAAACCCTGGTGGCCGCCTATTGCCCGCTGCCAGAGGAGGGTGGTGGCACAGCAGCATGCGGTGACGTGGTGGTCCTGCGTGGTGGCAAACCGTCTCTGCAGCAAGGTCTGTCGATTCTTGATCCGCTATTGCCCGATGATCTGCCGGCTTGGGTGTGGTGGAACGGAGCCCTCGATGAAGCCCCCGATTTGCTGGAACAACTGGCCAGTGCACCCCGGCGACTGATCCTTGATTCAGCGCTAGGAGAGCCCAGGCACTGCCTCAATCTTCTTGCCGACCGAATCGCGGCCCATCAGGCCGTGAATGATCTCAACTGGCTGCGTCTGGGCAGTTGGCATCAGACGCTGGCGATGGTGTTTGATCCACCACACCGGCGTGATGCCCTGGGCCACGTGGTGCAGCTCGACATTGATGTGGAAGGCAATCACCCGGTGCAAGGCCTGCTGCTGGGCTCCTGGATCGCAGATCGCCTGGGTTGGACGCTGGACAACCATGCACACCATTCCGATCAAAGCATCACCGCCACGTTCAAGCGTCCTGATGGCACCGCGGTGAAGATGCGTGTAGCACCGGTTCCCATGGGTCAGCCCAGCATCCATCCCGGCCAGATCGTGGGACTGCGTCTGATCTGCAAACCCGACGACCAACCGGCGATCTGCGTGATTCTCTGCGCTGAGTCCGGAGGCTGCATGCGCCTCGAAGCCGGCGGCATGGCCAGCCTGGAGCTGATTGAAGAGGTTGTGCCGGTGCAGCATCTTCCTGTGGAAGCCGATGTGTCCCGGCTGCTGGAAGGTGGCCATGACTCCACCAACCCACTCTTGGCGGCTGCGGCTCCATTGGCTGCCAAGCTGATCAGCTGA
- the zwf gene encoding glucose-6-phosphate dehydrogenase: MSATITNPLRVGLRQERVIAPQCLVIFGASGDLTHRKLVPALFELFKQRRLPSEFALLGCARRPWSDADFRQKMAAAMEDTIAESPEAWEQFSAGMFYEPVDLQQPEDLVKLGHRLHEIDRLRATRNNRTFYLSVSPKFYAGGCRALADAGLLKDPQRSRVVIEKPFGRDYSSAQALNRVVQSCGQENQIFRIDHYLGKETVQNIMVLRFANTIFEPIWNRNYISSVQITAAETVGVEERAGYYETSGALRDMVQNHLTQMLAITAMETPGRFDPEAIRSEKAKVLQAARLADENEPWNCCIRGQYGPGGTQESPLPGYRQEHGVDPNSTTETYVAMKLFIDNWRWQGVPFYVRTGKRLPKRLSEVVLTFREAPVHLFDAAGGGPTANQLILRIQPDEGAEFKFEVKSPGSGMRSRPVEMEFSYDESFGEPSDEGYVRLLADAMLSDPTLFTRSDEVEAAWRLYTPLLELIEDSPWQLPIHPYESRTWGPAASDALLARDGLLWRRP, translated from the coding sequence ATGAGCGCAACGATCACGAACCCGTTGAGGGTGGGCCTGCGTCAAGAGCGCGTGATCGCCCCACAGTGCCTGGTGATCTTCGGGGCCAGTGGTGACCTCACCCACCGCAAACTGGTGCCTGCGCTGTTTGAACTCTTCAAGCAACGACGACTGCCCAGTGAGTTCGCGCTGCTCGGTTGCGCGCGCCGGCCATGGAGTGATGCCGACTTCCGACAGAAGATGGCTGCTGCAATGGAAGACACCATTGCGGAGAGCCCCGAGGCCTGGGAACAGTTCTCAGCGGGCATGTTTTACGAACCGGTGGATCTCCAGCAACCCGAAGATCTGGTGAAGCTGGGGCATCGGCTGCATGAAATCGACCGGTTGAGGGCGACCCGGAACAACCGCACGTTCTATCTATCGGTATCTCCAAAGTTCTACGCGGGTGGCTGCCGTGCCCTCGCCGATGCTGGCCTGCTCAAAGACCCCCAACGCAGCCGGGTGGTGATCGAGAAGCCCTTCGGTCGGGACTACAGCAGTGCCCAGGCTCTCAATCGCGTGGTTCAAAGCTGCGGACAGGAAAATCAGATCTTCCGCATTGACCACTACCTGGGCAAGGAAACTGTTCAGAACATCATGGTTCTGCGGTTCGCCAACACCATTTTCGAGCCGATCTGGAACCGGAACTACATCTCAAGCGTCCAGATCACAGCAGCAGAAACGGTCGGAGTGGAGGAACGCGCTGGTTACTACGAAACCTCCGGTGCGCTCCGGGACATGGTGCAAAACCACCTCACCCAGATGTTGGCGATCACGGCCATGGAAACCCCCGGTCGCTTCGACCCTGAAGCGATCCGGAGTGAAAAAGCCAAGGTTCTGCAGGCCGCACGTCTCGCGGATGAGAACGAACCCTGGAACTGCTGCATCCGCGGACAGTACGGACCAGGAGGCACCCAGGAATCCCCCTTGCCTGGCTATCGCCAGGAACACGGGGTGGATCCCAACAGCACCACAGAGACCTATGTGGCAATGAAGCTGTTTATCGACAACTGGCGGTGGCAGGGGGTGCCCTTCTATGTGAGGACAGGGAAACGCCTGCCGAAACGACTGAGCGAAGTGGTGCTCACCTTCCGTGAAGCACCGGTGCATCTGTTCGATGCCGCCGGTGGCGGGCCCACCGCCAATCAACTGATTCTGCGCATTCAGCCCGATGAGGGTGCTGAATTCAAGTTCGAAGTGAAGTCACCCGGTTCCGGCATGCGCAGCCGCCCGGTGGAGATGGAGTTCTCCTACGACGAATCGTTTGGAGAACCTTCCGATGAGGGATATGTGCGACTGCTGGCCGACGCCATGCTGAGCGATCCAACCCTGTTCACCCGCAGTGATGAGGTGGAAGCGGCCTGGCGCCTGTACACCCCCCTGCTGGAACTGATCGAAGACAGCCCATGGCAGCTGCCGATCCATCCCTATGAATCCCGCACCTGGGGCCCCGCCGCCTCTGATGCTCTGCTCGCACGCGACGGATTGCTGTGGCGCCGACCCTGA